Proteins encoded within one genomic window of Thermoanaerobaculia bacterium:
- a CDS encoding LPXTG cell wall anchor domain-containing protein has protein sequence MKPTRIFTALLLSLGISAIAMAQGAGSVQRTTQLTVSEPTMVGSVLLDPGTYTLHVNDFQAEKVQVVVTRNSDNKTMGTVIASRERRSLDSHQASDNQTQFTYTTANGHPAVATWFYPGDEWGEKFAYGAEKTASATTGGDVTMTQTPAPTVSTSTMAESTPPAETAAPATTEREEHTVAEAAPAPAPAPEETRPAPAPEAKTLPKTASSTPLVALLGALALAGASAVRFGRRKAA, from the coding sequence ATGAAGCCTACACGGATTTTCACCGCTCTACTGCTCAGTCTCGGGATCTCGGCGATCGCGATGGCCCAGGGAGCCGGCTCGGTCCAGCGAACGACCCAGCTGACGGTTTCGGAGCCGACGATGGTCGGCAGCGTGCTGCTCGACCCGGGCACCTACACGCTTCACGTGAACGACTTCCAGGCCGAGAAGGTGCAGGTCGTCGTCACGCGAAATTCCGACAACAAGACCATGGGCACCGTGATCGCGTCGCGGGAACGTCGAAGCCTCGACAGCCACCAGGCCTCGGACAACCAGACGCAGTTCACCTACACGACCGCCAACGGCCACCCGGCCGTCGCGACGTGGTTCTATCCCGGCGACGAATGGGGCGAGAAGTTCGCCTACGGCGCCGAGAAGACCGCCTCCGCGACGACGGGGGGCGACGTGACGATGACGCAGACCCCGGCCCCGACCGTCTCGACCTCGACGATGGCCGAGTCGACGCCTCCGGCGGAAACCGCCGCTCCGGCGACGACCGAGCGCGAAGAGCACACGGTCGCCGAGGCCGCTCCGGCGCCGGCTCCGGCTCCCGAAGAGACGAGGCCCGCCCCCGCTCCGGAAGCGAAGACGCTCCCGAAGACGGCGAGCTCGACTCCGCTCGTGGCGCTCCTCGGCGCGCTCGCTCTGGCGGGCGCTTCCGCGGTTCGCTTCGGACGCCGCAAGGCCGCCTGA
- a CDS encoding ATP-binding cassette domain-containing protein codes for MRPAIELVGVEKRFGEAVALRPTTLSFPAGRTTALIGRSGSGKSTILRLIVGLVSPTAGEVRIGGTPLTASRLEELRHRTGFVIQEGGLFPHLTVRGNALLLGRHLGRPPDELDRRLRETAALVRLPSALFDRYPSELSGGERQRAGLLRALILDPEILLLDEPMAALDPLVRAELQEEFREVFTRVAPTVVLVSHDLAEAAYLSDRLVLLDRGAVVQDGALDDFRRAPATPFVRAFVNAQRGVPP; via the coding sequence TTGCGCCCCGCGATCGAGCTCGTCGGCGTCGAGAAGCGATTCGGCGAAGCCGTCGCCCTGCGACCGACGACGCTCTCGTTCCCCGCGGGGCGCACGACCGCCCTGATCGGCCGCTCCGGCTCCGGGAAGTCGACGATCCTCCGGCTGATCGTCGGCCTCGTGTCTCCGACCGCCGGTGAGGTCCGGATCGGCGGAACGCCCCTCACGGCGTCGCGCCTCGAGGAGCTTCGGCACCGGACGGGATTCGTGATCCAGGAGGGGGGACTCTTTCCGCACCTGACGGTGCGCGGAAACGCGCTCCTCCTCGGACGCCACCTCGGCCGGCCTCCGGACGAGCTCGATCGCCGGCTGCGGGAAACCGCCGCGCTCGTGCGGCTGCCCTCCGCCCTCTTCGACCGGTATCCGTCCGAGCTCTCCGGAGGAGAGCGCCAGCGCGCCGGCCTCCTGCGCGCGCTCATCCTCGATCCCGAGATCCTCCTCCTCGACGAGCCGATGGCCGCGCTCGATCCGCTCGTCCGGGCGGAGCTCCAGGAGGAGTTCCGGGAGGTCTTCACCCGCGTCGCGCCGACGGTCGTGCTCGTGTCGCACGACCTCGCGGAGGCGGCCTACCTCTCGGACCGGCTCGTGCTGCTCGACCGCGGCGCCGTCGTCCAGGACGGGGCGCTCGACGATTTCCGGCGCGCGCCCGCGACTCCGTTCGTCCGGGCGTTCGTGAACGCCCAGCGCGGAGTTCCGCCTTGA